In Falco cherrug isolate bFalChe1 chromosome 2, bFalChe1.pri, whole genome shotgun sequence, the following are encoded in one genomic region:
- the LOC102048446 gene encoding cell surface glycoprotein CD200 receptor 1-B-like isoform X2, which produces MAQTWAVLAALLFLLIDLVEGQAYNMVNVEVGHEAVLSCPYTSKEPLLMVIWKMKCSTCCLLAYRSDHNKTKKLNCSERMMWRYSPDSDPALRIHPVNLDDEGNYTCEVISRAGNFLFFSSLTVTVTLTCDNSRGVVCRASAGKPAADISWVSASSHSTEEEVHHPNGTVTRVSYIAWVNSTHPTVTCLVTHPATNQTLSLDLSHTSPRIPYLLIAGPASVAAVSGVTLCLIFTRRVFQVPKLARGSAAPLATKNFRSTPSRVKTAVVKPPVLSEIIYQNYDPTMINMNYATV; this is translated from the exons ATGGCTCAGACATGGGCAGTTCTGGCTGCGCTCCTTTTCTTGCTAATCGATCTGGTTGAAGGACAAG CTTACAACATGGTGAATGTGGAGGTTGGTCATGAGGCTGTGTTGAGTTGCCCTTACACCTCCAAAGAGCCTTTGCTAATGGTGATATGGAAGATGAAATGCAGCACTTGCTGCTTGTTGGCCTATAGAAGTGATCACAACAAGACAAAGAAGTTAAACTGCAGTGAGAGGATGATGTGGAGATATTCACCTGACAGTGACCCTGCTCTTCGGATTCACCCTGTGAACCTTGATGATGAGGGAAACTACACCTGTGAAGTcatcagcagagcagggaattttctatttttctcttctctaaCTGTGACAG TGACTCTGACCTGTGACAACAGCAGGGGAGTGGTCTGTCGAGCATCTGCTGGAAAGCCAGCTGCTGACATCTCCTGGGTCTCTGCAAGTAGTCACAGCACCGAGGAAGAAGTCCATCACCCCAACGGAACAGTGACCAGAGTGAGCTACATAGCCTGGGTCAACAGCACGCATCCCACTGTCACCTGCCTGGTTACCCACCCAGCTACAAACCAGACCCTCTCCCTAGACCTGTCAC ATACTTCTCCCAGGATTCCTTACCTCCTGATAGCAGGACCTGCAAGTGTTGCTGCTGTCAGTGGTGTGACTTTATGCTTGATTTTCACACGCAGAG TTTTCCAGGTACCTAAACTGGCACGTGGGTCAGCAGCACCATTGGCA ACTAAGAATTTCAGGTCCACACCATCACGTGTGAAAACAGCAGTGGTCAAGCCTCCTGTCTTATCAGAGATTATCTATCAGAATTATGATCCAACAATGATAAATATGAACTATGCAACAGTGTAG
- the LOC102048446 gene encoding cell surface glycoprotein CD200 receptor 1-B-like isoform X1, with amino-acid sequence MAQTWAVLAALLFLLIDLVEGQAYNMVNVEVGHEAVLSCPYTSKEPLLMVIWKMKCSTCCLLAYRSDHNKTKKLNCSERMMWRYSPDSDPALRIHPVNLDDEGNYTCEVISRAGNFLFFSSLTVTVPPTVTLTCDNSRGVVCRASAGKPAADISWVSASSHSTEEEVHHPNGTVTRVSYIAWVNSTHPTVTCLVTHPATNQTLSLDLSHTSPRIPYLLIAGPASVAAVSGVTLCLIFTRRVFQVPKLARGSAAPLATKNFRSTPSRVKTAVVKPPVLSEIIYQNYDPTMINMNYATV; translated from the exons ATGGCTCAGACATGGGCAGTTCTGGCTGCGCTCCTTTTCTTGCTAATCGATCTGGTTGAAGGACAAG CTTACAACATGGTGAATGTGGAGGTTGGTCATGAGGCTGTGTTGAGTTGCCCTTACACCTCCAAAGAGCCTTTGCTAATGGTGATATGGAAGATGAAATGCAGCACTTGCTGCTTGTTGGCCTATAGAAGTGATCACAACAAGACAAAGAAGTTAAACTGCAGTGAGAGGATGATGTGGAGATATTCACCTGACAGTGACCCTGCTCTTCGGATTCACCCTGTGAACCTTGATGATGAGGGAAACTACACCTGTGAAGTcatcagcagagcagggaattttctatttttctcttctctaaCTGTGACAG TCCCTCCGACAGTGACTCTGACCTGTGACAACAGCAGGGGAGTGGTCTGTCGAGCATCTGCTGGAAAGCCAGCTGCTGACATCTCCTGGGTCTCTGCAAGTAGTCACAGCACCGAGGAAGAAGTCCATCACCCCAACGGAACAGTGACCAGAGTGAGCTACATAGCCTGGGTCAACAGCACGCATCCCACTGTCACCTGCCTGGTTACCCACCCAGCTACAAACCAGACCCTCTCCCTAGACCTGTCAC ATACTTCTCCCAGGATTCCTTACCTCCTGATAGCAGGACCTGCAAGTGTTGCTGCTGTCAGTGGTGTGACTTTATGCTTGATTTTCACACGCAGAG TTTTCCAGGTACCTAAACTGGCACGTGGGTCAGCAGCACCATTGGCA ACTAAGAATTTCAGGTCCACACCATCACGTGTGAAAACAGCAGTGGTCAAGCCTCCTGTCTTATCAGAGATTATCTATCAGAATTATGATCCAACAATGATAAATATGAACTATGCAACAGTGTAG